From the Actinomycetota bacterium genome, one window contains:
- the tal gene encoding transaldolase, with the protein MSENANPMLALEQIGQSVWIDYLSRDLIESGRLKKLMDEDGVKGVTSNPTIFQKAISGSRLYDASLQKTVADGILDDREIFLRLEIEDIVAAADLLRPKYDASGGWDGFVSIETSPDLAYDVDATIREVMRLAGAVGRENVLIKVPATEAGPAAIEQLVSEGFNINVTLLFSVFRYRQVVEAYMSGLEKRLHRGDPIDGIMSVASFFVSRVDTLVDNCLNSMADDAESTQEQETLKGLMGLAAVANARLAYQDYKKICSSDRFQRLEAAGANKQRLLWASSSTKNPEYSDIKYIEELIAPETINTMTEDTIEAFRDHGQVRISIEDHLDEAHGIFDRLGDLGIQARLVGEQLEKEGVKAFSDSFHNLLDEIDDRKKQILNEAA; encoded by the coding sequence ATGAGCGAAAACGCGAATCCAATGCTGGCTCTGGAACAAATCGGACAGAGCGTCTGGATCGATTATCTCAGCCGCGATCTGATCGAATCCGGCAGGCTGAAAAAACTGATGGACGAAGATGGCGTCAAGGGGGTCACTTCCAATCCAACGATCTTTCAAAAAGCGATCTCGGGAAGCAGGCTCTATGACGCATCGCTCCAGAAAACGGTGGCCGACGGCATCCTTGATGACAGGGAGATATTCCTGCGGCTGGAGATCGAGGACATCGTCGCCGCGGCCGACCTGCTGAGGCCCAAGTACGATGCCTCCGGGGGATGGGACGGTTTCGTCAGTATCGAGACCTCGCCCGATCTCGCCTATGACGTCGACGCCACCATCAGGGAAGTAATGCGCCTCGCGGGCGCCGTCGGCCGTGAGAATGTCTTGATCAAGGTGCCGGCCACGGAAGCTGGACCGGCGGCCATCGAGCAGTTGGTCAGCGAGGGCTTCAACATCAACGTCACACTGCTCTTTTCCGTCTTCCGCTACCGGCAGGTCGTGGAAGCCTACATGAGCGGTCTGGAAAAGCGTCTGCACCGCGGCGATCCCATCGATGGGATCATGTCTGTGGCGAGCTTCTTTGTCAGCCGCGTTGATACTCTGGTGGACAATTGCTTAAATAGCATGGCTGATGACGCCGAATCCACCCAGGAGCAGGAAACTCTTAAAGGCCTTATGGGCCTGGCGGCGGTAGCCAACGCCAGGCTCGCTTACCAGGACTACAAGAAGATCTGCTCCAGCGACCGCTTCCAGAGGCTGGAAGCCGCCGGCGCCAACAAGCAGCGCCTGCTCTGGGCCAGCTCCAGCACCAAGAACCCGGAATACAGCGACATCAAGTACATCGAGGAACTGATCGCCCCGGAGACAATCAACACGATGACCGAGGACACCATCGAGGCCTTCCGCGATCACGGCCAGGTCCGCATCTCCATAGAGGACCACCTCGATGAGGCGCACGGCATCTTTGACCGTCTGGGCGATCTCGGCATCCAGGCCAGGCTCGTCGGCGAACAGCTCGAGAAAGAAGGCGTTAAAGCTTTTTCCGATTCCTTCCACAACCTGCTTGACGAGATCGATGACAGAAAAAAGCAAATACTCAACGAAGCCGCGTGA
- a CDS encoding NAD(P)-binding domain-containing protein — translation MRLGFVGLGKMGGNIVQRLLEDGHEIVAHDPDAQALKPAAARGAIAVGNLESLAATLQAPRLVWLMVPSGHVAGQAIAGLQPHLESGDVIVDGGNSYYREVEGYAEGFELLHSKTEFDLDLKQVSELWTHGSVIRSWLLDLAILAFGQDPSLESIEGYVDDTGEGRWTAIESIESAIPAPALVLSLQQRFRSRQQSSFAARFIAAERQQFGGHAVRKKGS, via the coding sequence ATGAGACTTGGTTTCGTCGGACTGGGAAAGATGGGCGGCAACATTGTCCAGAGGCTGCTGGAAGATGGTCACGAGATCGTAGCCCATGACCCCGACGCGCAAGCACTGAAACCGGCCGCCGCACGGGGAGCAATAGCAGTGGGGAACCTGGAATCCCTGGCCGCAACTCTGCAAGCGCCGCGCCTGGTCTGGCTCATGGTCCCTTCCGGACACGTTGCCGGGCAGGCGATCGCCGGACTCCAGCCACATCTCGAATCCGGCGACGTCATCGTCGATGGCGGCAATTCTTACTACCGGGAGGTCGAAGGCTATGCTGAAGGATTCGAGCTGCTCCATTCCAAAACTGAATTCGATCTCGACCTGAAACAGGTCTCGGAGCTATGGACGCACGGCAGCGTCATCAGGTCCTGGCTGCTGGACCTGGCGATACTGGCATTCGGGCAGGACCCCAGCCTGGAGTCCATCGAGGGTTACGTCGACGACACCGGCGAGGGACGCTGGACCGCCATCGAGTCGATCGAGTCGGCGATCCCGGCCCCGGCGCTCGTCCTCTCGCTGCAGCAAAGGTTCCGATCGCGTCAGCAGAGTTCCTTTGCCGCCAGATTCATCGCCGCCGAAAGACAGCAGTTCGGCGGCCACGCGGTGAGAAAAAAGGGGAGCTGA